The DNA segment TAGTTGAAAATtgagtcaacataatattaattattagctATAATTATTGTGTAGGCTAATAATAGGATGTTTTCTGTGGTTTATCTCAAAataccaaataataaaatttaagtttgcCACTGCCAATGCAAATgggacaaatatttttttatgtaattaaggATTATAGCATGTTTAGGCTAATTAGTTCAGTGACAATTATCACTAACAATTTTTCATCAATCACAatcacaaacaaaattaaataatcaatatatacCTCCAAGTGAGCATGTGATGTTGGATTCAAATCTTTTCCAGTGTCTTGACAGACATCCTTCATTGTTAGTGATACCTTTTGTCCAGTTACTGATAATACTTTAACCTGTAAAGACATAAAAAGTAACATCCATTAATAAAGCCAGAGCAGTATTGTATGggtttaactttaaattttaaagtaatctttaaatgttaataaaatactagttGTACAGTTAAGGTAaatatcatgaggaaaccaaaaatctattacatattataatataaaggcATCTATTTTTCATGGCAGGCATATGAAATGCTAGATGTCCACATTATAGAATGCTTTGGCTAGATCAGTGAGTTGAGCTGTTTATGTTATGGCCAATAATGTTGCCTATGTCTTTTACCTTGACTTTGTCTCCTCTTGAAACAATATCGGACACATTTGTCACTCTCCCCTCAGCCCTCAACTGTGATATATGCACCAGACCTTCCCATCGCTTCCGTAAACCCTCCATTTGCACAAAGCAACCAAAGGGAACTATGTTTGCAACTCGACCACTATAAATCTGTTATAATGAGTTTATGCATTAATGTATGTAAGATAAgtgttattttcataaaataatacattattatgcaattatttaatttcagatcTTGATAATGATTGGAAAAATAACCATGTGAAACTAGTACAACAACATACTCAAGTACAAGTTTTGTAATATTCCTTACCTTACCAGGTTCAGGATCATCACTTATTTCAACTTCTGGACTCTTTTTTCTAAACCTTTTGCTATGATCTCTGTCTCTTTTAAAATccctttctttttcttttgacTGAGATCTTTTTCCTCTTGATCGAGACCGCCTATACCTATCTCTGGATCTGTCGTGATGCCGGCTCTTTGATCTGTCCCGATGACGGCTTCTTGATCTGTCGCGATGATGGCTTCTAGACCTGTCTCGATGATGACTTCTTGATCTTCTTCTCCTATCTCTATCCTTAATATGTGTCTTTATATCTCCACTTCTACTTCTTTTATCTCTACTTCTACTTCTTCGGCCTCTACTCCTACTTCTCCGACCTCGACTTCTACTTCTTCGTCCTTTACTTCTCTCTCTACTTCTACTTCGCCGACTTCGTCCTTCTTTCAATTTAGGTATGTCAATTTTATCATCCTTATAATCTTTACATGATgagatttttatttcactatttttaatgttagagGGTGCTAAAGCTTCCAATTCAGCCATAGCTTGGTCAACTATTTCATCTTTTCCCACTTGGGTCTTACTTTCATCTTTAAATATGTCCTTTGTTGTAATTCTTTTGTTagacttttctttaatatcacTATCATCATCAGAAGAGAAATGTGGTTTTTCATTAGCAATAGCTAGTCCTGGAAATTTCTCAGCTAACGAGTTAGAAGGCTTAGTAGAGACTTTATTTTCACTTTGTATTGGTGCTGGTTTCATATGCTGAATAATTCGCAACAAGTTCGTCATAAAAGAATCTGAAAACTCTGCTCCATTTtctattaatgattttttaaaatcatcaaAGTTAGTGTTCTTATCCgctaaatcaataataaattcagCTGAAACACACAATATAATAAGAGGTTATTACTTAtcggaaaaaataataattatacacttAAAACAGCTACACTACACAACTACAGGCCAACTTACCTAAATCTTTATCATTAATGCCCAGATGGTTGTCCAGTTCTGTACAAACTTTGGAGACGAGAGACAAATGTTCTAACTTGGCAAGTTCATccattttattagtaattataattaattaaaaatattaacaaatatgtataaacattttctgtatatattccaaccacaattatttatttttatcactgACTAAGTTTAGCAcagattacaatttatgaaatcACAGACTATGCAAAAGTATAAATTAGAAATCTACTTTCTGTCTACGGGGTCAGTTTTATTGGTATGTCAGTTGTCAATTCATATTTCACTATTTTTTGTGGTCGTTGAAGAAtggtaatatttttccaattttttaaaagaatatttaatacttattacttaataGGAATAGCAATCATTAGAAAACTGTCCAAACACTGAGTAtggtatttatattgtttataataattacagtatatgtataaaataggGGTTTTGAAAAGTTTGTACGATGGAAAATAATGAACATTCAGAGCGTTTAAGCCCTATCACTGTCCAAGAAGTAGATGTAGATTTTTTACCGATTGTTTACGAAATAATACGAAGGTACAGttcttgaatatttatttttagattcagAATGCTTGTATTATACGACGATAAACGATTACGTATTTTTACAGTGTAGAACGGGAATTTATCGATAATTCGATTAAGGTTCAAGAATCGCAGGGTTGCAGTCTTAAagtattagatttacaaaagaAATTGGATTACGCACGTTCTCAGGTAtactaaatttaatgaaaatccCGTGAGAAAAAACTcaatcatatattttacaaaaaacataGATCATACATAATCCCAtcacatttcatttattaatttccagATCAAACGATTACCAggtattgaatttaataaacaggATCAGTTGAAGCAATTTGAAATACTTCAGACTCAACTACAGCTGAAGAGAGAATTACTTCAAAAGTATCGTAATATGTGCTCATTTGAAACCTCATTCAAGTGAATCACTATGCCTCTTCGAGCAATACTTAGATATTTAGCTAATAATGAAAGACTAGTACAGAAAATTGCCGAATCTTATCCAGTGAGACGAGCTGCACAACTAGCAGTCTCAgcatttttcaaaagtaaGGAGAAGCTTTCAGATGGCAATCCAGCTAAAGTTAACAGGCTTATCATCTTCTTCAGAAAGTTTAGTCAAAACATAAGGGAAGGAATTGAGGATGCTAAAAAGCAATTAAAGAAATGacttatttttagtttataactTAGCTTATTTCttagagtaaaaataaaacaaacattttatttgagctaattttattttcaaattctgaacagatcaataaaaatacctcATCACTTATGCTAAGAAATCACAATACAATGGTACCAAAACAATTACTGAATACAGCTATGATATGGATTGCAGCTAGCATTACTAATATTGACACAACTTACTAGGCATGGAActtttgtatacaattttttttacacaaaatgtattttttcaattaagtTTTCTGTTGTATACCAAAGAATTATCACTTTtcagaaacaataatttttataagacatttagtctaaaacacaaaatttttataatacctaatgtaaatagaattttaaGAGGACAATCTCCACACAAAATAgtcttctaattttaaaacacaGTTGCACCAAGAAAACTCAAATTTTCCTTTAATAACTATTCCTTAAAAGCCTAAAACTTTGTAGAATGaggaatataattttttttgataagtgtctatgaataaaatagaCGGTTCCCTACAATATGTATTAGCTACATACTATATAAGGTCAATAGTACACAGTTGTACTTCTTAGTTTTAGGCGGTTTGGCAATGGTTGCCAACTTTATTATACTGTTGAACATAGTAACTTTGAATATATCATTCAATGTCATAAAATCCCTTtgataattcataaaaagGGTTTAACATGTAATCTAAAtactaatatgaaaatatgtgatagatatttataaaatagtggTACTAGAGAAAAATGTATACTTGTGCTTTGTTATGCAATGAATATGTCagataaatttgaataaaaatataagtattatactGTTATGCTTAGCTTAAAGACTTGACATTCATACCATTTTCTGAACAT comes from the Pieris brassicae chromosome 4, ilPieBrab1.1, whole genome shotgun sequence genome and includes:
- the LOC123708009 gene encoding mediator of RNA polymerase II transcription subunit 9, producing MENNEHSERLSPITVQEVDVDFLPIVYEIIRSVEREFIDNSIKVQESQGCSLKVLDLQKKLDYARSQIKRLPGIEFNKQDQLKQFEILQTQLQLKRELLQKYRNMCSFETSFK